A single genomic interval of Lathyrus oleraceus cultivar Zhongwan6 chromosome 7, CAAS_Psat_ZW6_1.0, whole genome shotgun sequence harbors:
- the LOC127106238 gene encoding tobamovirus multiplication protein 2A, with product MAKRPFFEFILQVINLVLSVLGLGTLGYGFVCFFKSKQSTPNEVHKSLIIYVTIGVGAIFIIVSCLGSIGTATRSPCCLITYCVFLVPLIISELGIALLIFFDHSWKKVIIDGINEDYFTVYKFVNHHWNVIKWIALGVFILQVIALVLAIYLQCVFNRAKYATRDVYYRQNPRKYNYDRLGTPTPTRSITLPKLTGVSVCVNGRVSVKPSTPPNNDVNVDVKDPSSSAKVDLV from the exons ATGGCTAAGAGACCATTTTTTGAGTTTATTTTGCAGGTGATAAATTTAGTGTTGAGTGTGTTGGGTTTAGGAACCCTAGGGTATGGATTTGTTTGCTTCTTCAAGTCGAAACAAAGTACTCCAAATGAAGTTCATAAATCTTT GATTATCTATGTTACAATTGGAGTTGGTGCAATTTTTATAATTGTCTCTTGTTTGGGATCTATAGGAACAGCAACAAGGAGTCCATGTTGTTTGATTACT TATTGTGTGTTCTTGGTACCACTTATAATATCTGAGTTGGGAATTGCTCTTCTCATATTCTTTGATCACAGCTGGAAAAAG GTTATAATAGATGGTATAAATGAAGATTATTTCACAGTCTATAAGTTTGTGAATCACCATTGGAATGTCATCAAGTGGATAGCTCTTGGAGTCTTTATATTACAG GTTATTGCTTTGGTTCTAGCAATATATTTGCAATGCGTGTTCAATAGAGCAAAGTATGCCACGAGAGATGTCTATTATCGTCAAAATCCTAGAAAATATAATTATGATCGCTTGGGAACGCCTACGCCCACGCGTAGTATCACCCTACCAAAATTGACTGGTGTCAGTGTTTGTGTCAATGGTAGAGTTTCAGTAAAACCCTCTACTCCGCCAAATAATGATGTCAATGTTGATGTTAAAGATCCATCAAGCTCTGCTAAAGTGGATCTTGTTTAA